From the Fusobacterium ulcerans ATCC 49185 genome, the window TGTTAAGTCCTTCAGGATTCTCTTCCTTACCATTAATAATTATTGTTCCATTTCCTATAGTTGCATGTGTAATTTGTTCTCTATCTACAGCACTATAGCTTCCTTCAACTACTTTCTTATCACTTAAACTTTCCTTAACTTCTTTTAAATTTTGAGTTATAATAGTCCAAACATATTTAAATTTCAATATGTAATTTATTTTTGGTTATAGATGTATTTTCTTCTATCTCTTTCAGTTTTACCTTGCTTATATACAATTCTGATAGATCTTTAAATAATATTTTTTCTTCTTTGTAATCAAGATATTTTATTAAATTAATATTTACTATAGTTCCTCGCTCAACTTTATAGAAATTAGCAAATTCAATTAAACTAGTTTCAACAGTAGAAAAATTAATTTTTAATGTAAAAATCTCTTTATTTAAAATATTGAATTGTACTCTTCTGGATACTCTGCAGTAATTTATATAAGTTACTTCAGAAAATTCAAGAATTCCTTTCTGATAAATATCACTCAAATAAAATTGGGTATATTTAGTTTGAGTATTTTTTAGTTTCTCTATACTTTTTTCAATTTCATAGATATCCTGCCTTAAAATACAGTCTGTAACCTGTTTATTTAAAAATAAAGTCCGCATTTTTTGAATATCATTTTTTCCCAAAACAGCAATAACCGGAATTCCTCTTAAAAAAATATCCCTTATTTTTAAATCTGCTTCCTTAGAGGTAATATCTATTATAAAAATTTGAAAATCTGCATCACTTCCATTATATTCTATAAACTCATAATCTAAAACTTCTCTTAAAAGAATAAGCAAATTCTCCTGAATGTCTGTTCCTATCTTAATCATAAAAACTTATCTCCTTATAAATAGAGTTGAGTCTAATATTGCTTGCTATACTTGAAATATTTTCAGCCAATTTAAATAAATATCTTATTTCCTCTACATTTAGCGAAGTTGAACCTTCTTCAATAAATATAATTCCAACACAAGGATTTTTATTAAAAGCTAATCTTATTCCAAAGGAATACTTTTCATCTTTTATATTATCTTTTTCTATATATAAATCATCTTCTAGGAAGTCAAGTTCATATATATATTCTTTAATTGCCTCATTATTAAAAAATAATTTTATATTAACAGATTTTATATTAATATTTTTCTGAATTTCTTTTTTCAATTCTTCTTTAAACTCAAGTTCATTTTGAGCCAGACATAATTTATTATATGCTTTCTCAATATTTTTATCTTTAAATACCATAATTTTTTTTAATGCTTCAGTATAAAAATCTAATATAAAAATAGTAAATAAAATTAAAAAAGGTTCTTTCAGCGTTTTGAAATAGAAAAGAACAATATATGAAATAGTAAATCCAAGTATATATCGCACTACCCTATTTATATTCTGGTTATATATCCTTAAATTAACAAAACAAATTCCCCAGTAAATACACATATACTCAATTAATCTTATAAAATAATATAAATTTATAGCTTTTGGAAATAATAAATAAAAAAATTCCAAGAAAAAATATACAGCAATAATTGTAATCCAATAAAATTTATTAGTAAATTCAGCAAATTTTTTATTTATAATTAAATTAAATAGCAGTATAATCAAAATTATTCTTCTTAAATTAATAAATTTATAAAGTCCTTGCAAAAATATTAAAATTATTTCATGATGATGAGATAAATGTGCATAAACTTCTGGAAAAATCAGATTTACACAAATTATTATATAATGAAATAAAGTTAACGTAAGCAATATATAAACAAAAATTCTCATTTTTTTAAATTTTTTATCCAACATATGATTTAAAACATATAATATAAGAATACATCCTAAAATAAATGAAATTGAAAAATCTGTAATTACCATAAAATTATTTTGAATATCACCTTTAATAGAAAAAAATAACTTTGCCATTAAAAGAAAAAAAGAGATGTTAAGAACTTTATCCTTTTTTATGTGATCTTTTATTTTTATATAAATATTAAAGTTCAAAATAATAAGTGCTAAAGTCACTGCATTAAGAACAATTTTTTGATTTCGTGAAAATATATCTCCTTGAAGATGTATTATTATTTTTTTCCATGTATCATTTTTTACAAAAGGAACATATTTAACTTTATTATCATAATCAATTTTCAGTAAATATTCGCCATTAGGAACATTAAAAAATAGTTTACCACTTATAAAATTTTTTGTTTTAAAATCTAAATGAGTTCCATTTAAAGTAAAAATTGAATATTCTCCAATATTTCTATCTAAAACTTCAGTATACTTTATTTGAGGAATAATATAAACAAAATTATTTTCATTTCTAGAATCATATTTTAATACTAAAACTAAAAAAATACTTATAACCCCAATACATAATAATATTTTTTTATTCATTTTATCTCCTTTATATTATTTTTAATAATATAAGTTTTATCCTAATTATCATTCTCTTTTTTTAATTTTTAGAAATAAATAAAAGTCTTTATTTTTATAAAAAAATCAAGAAAAAATTTTCATAACTTCTTCTTGATTTTTATTTTAAAATTGAAAAAAGAATAATAAATTTAATTAAAAACTAAATATATTATTTTTAAACTTTGTTTTTATTTCAAGGATAACATTTTTCAGAAATTTAGTAAAGATATATTTAATATTGTATTCATAATATATTTTCAATTTTCAAATAACGAATACGTTTAATAATAATCACAATTTTTATTTCTCCTTTGAACATATTGATATTATTTTATGATGTAATTGTCATTACCAAGATACACCCAATTAGTAGTAAAATACATCCTATTAATATTCTTTCCATTTTTACCTCCTTATTTTTGGATAAGAAATCATTTTTTTCTTTTAAAAGTATTTTCTACCATTATTAGTAAATAGACATATTATTTTTTTACATGTTAAAATTTTCCTTTAGATTTTTTCCCTGTTTGAATACTATCTTTTTTTGTGCTGGTATTTTCCCTGTCTTTTTTGTTCTTGGATTATTAAATATTCTTTCATTTGTTTCTTTCACTTCAAATTTTCCCCAGCCTTTAAGTTCAAGTTTCCCATCTTTTTTTAAAACATCAATTATTGATTCCCAAAAAACTTCTACTTTCTCTTTTGCTGTTTTTATATTTTTTAAATCCCTTTTTTCTTTCAATTCTTTTATAAAATCTACTTCTTTCATAAGCTCTATCCTTTCATATCATTTTCATCTTCTAATGCAAGCTTAAAAAGTTCTATTAATATTTCTGTATTATTTCTTTTTTCTCCATTAATTTCTCGTAATTCTTTTAGTTTATTTTTGATAAAAATATATTCTTCTTTTGTAAACCAGCAACCATACAAACGATATTTCTGCAGTTCATTACTTTTACTTTTTTTTATTTTCATATATTTTCCCTACATAATTGCTCTGTAAATATCTATTATTTCTTCTTTAGCAGCAATTTCTGCTTCTAATTCTCCTTTCATAGTCCTGCATTTCTTTAAAAGTTCTTTATAATCCTCTTGATAATATCTATATTGCTCTACTTCAATTATATATTTTTCTGTTTCTAAAATTTTCTGGTATTTTGCTCTTAATGATACCAATACTTTTTCAGCTTCTTCTGCTTCTGTTTTTCTTTGATTATACATAGCTGCTTCTTCTGCTTCCAACTGCTGAAAAGTAAGTTCAAGCTGTTCAAATGTTGATACTGCTTCTATTGCAGAATATGACACAGTTGATATTACTAACACACATCCTATCAGAATTTTTTTCATAACTTCCCTCCTATTTATTTTCTTCTTTTTTTACTTCTTCTGTTGATATAGGCGTATATTCTTTCAACAAATCATTTATTTTATATTTTTCAACTATTCCATTTATTACTTTTACTTTTTCCTCTCCAAGCTTCTGATTAAACAAAGCTTGCTGAAGCTGGGGATATATATCCATTGTATTTTTATCTTTTAAGAATTCGGCATTGTTTTTATATGCTTCCAAAAGCTCATAATCATATATTTGAACTGTTTTCTGGGCTATTGAATTAAGATAATATTCTATCTCCATATTAAGCCTCATTTCCTCTAGATATTTCTTCTCTTCTTCTGTATATTCTTTATTCTCCATTTCAGCAAGTATAGCTTTCCTCACTAAAAGTTGAGCTATCCCATCTTTATTCCCATTTAATTTTTTCAATTCTTCTTTTGTTAATTTTATCTGCATATTCTCTCCTTGTTTCAATATTTCAAATATTAAAAATATTTTTTAATCCCTTACTTTGAATTTTTTTATAAAATTCTTTTAATTGTTTTTTCTCCTCTTTGCTGTAAATGTCTTTATTCAATTTTTTACTTATTAATTTAAGAAGCAATTCATCTAATTCTGCTTTATCTCCTATGTGAAATTTATTATATTTTTCAAAAAGATATATAATTATTTTTTTATTAGTTTTAAATTTAGGCTTTAATTTAGCAAGACCTTTTTCTATTATATCGTATTCTTCACAACTGACTCTTATTCCTAATATAGTCTTAACTTTGTTTCCGCTTCCTAAAGGTCTTCCTCTTTTTTGTATTTTTGTACTCATATTTTTCACCTTTAAATAATAAACTGTCCCTATATAAGGGACAGTTTATTCAATTTAAAATTTATAATTGAATCTTACACCATATTTAATTGATGAATCTTTTCTATTTCCTTCATCTGCTGCCTCCACTTCAAATGTTACTCCCATATAGTTGGCTTTCTCCACTGTCAGTCCTACTTTTCCTATCAGTTTTCCTTCTCTTTCTTCTGGAGTGATTAAGCTATAATATCCTTCTCCACCATTTTTAAGTCTTGCTTTGTTTCCATCATAGTTATCTCCAAATTCATATGCATATTTCACATCTGCTGCTACTTTTACAGATATATCATTTCCTGCATAGATTCTTTGAGATGCTTTTACTCCTGCTCCTGCTTGTGCGCTAAAGTAGTCGTTATCTTTGATTTGTACTTCCAGTCCACCTTTGCTTCCAGCACTTTCTTTAAAGTCGTCTACTTTTCCATATTCTAAATCTAAATCAGCATATACAGCCAATTGTCTAGAAAGGTCTGTATAGATAACTTTTGTCAGTCTATTGTCAAATGCTACAGAGTAAGTATTGTACTCTCCTTTATTTTCATAAGTTTTATCAAGTTCAAGTTTTCTCTTAGTAATGTGCCTATTATATCCTAGCTCTATTCTTGATAACCATGATACTTTATGTTCATCACTTAGATTTTTAACTCTATGTGCTCCTACTCTCAATGAATATACATCTTCTTTTGAACCACCATCATCAAAGTCAAACTTAGATCCTGCAAATCCTAATGTATATCCATATTTACTTCCATATTCTGTTCCCTCTTTTTCTTTCATATATAGAAGTCCCATTACTTTATAATCATAGTCATCTATTCCTAAAGTAGAATTTTTATAGTTTCCATCAGTATAGATAACACTATATTTACTGCTGTCTTTAGTTAAATTGTATGATGATTCCAGTTCATAGAAAGAGTTGTCAAAAGCTCTGTTGATATCCTGCATTCTTCCTTGAATAGTTGCATAGATATCTCCTCTGAATTCTGCTAGTTTTTTTGAAGCTTCTACTGTAAATTTATTTTTTGCCATTCCTTCTAAATAGTGGTTTAAACCTTTCAATATATCTGCATCTCTGCCTTTTCCTCCACTATTTTTTAAAACATTGTCAAGTCCTTTATCCATTGCATCAAACTGTTTCCCTATAGTTAGGTCAGCATATGGTCTTTTAGCTATTACAAGATCTCCTTTATTTGTTACTTTTGCTATAAATAATGGAGATGTTACAGGAGTAAGTTTAGTTCCTGTTATTGTTTTAGTAGCTGTATTTACAAATCCCTTTATCTCATACGAAATACCATTTCCTGTCAACGCAAAATTAGGCAGTATTCTTACATCTCCACTTACACTATGCGCATTGAATAGTGGTGTTTTAGTCGTTACATCTACATAGGCTCCATTTACGATTATGTTTCCAGCTGTTGAAAGTGTTCCTCCTATTGCTGTATACTTATCATTTATCTTTATTGTTCCATCTGACTGTATTATTACTGCTCCCACTCTTGCTGCTGTAAGTCTGTTTGTTTCTTCTTTTTTTCCAGCTCCTGTTACAACTATATTTCCTGTATTTGTTATATTTCCAGCTCCTTCTATACCAGTTCCATTATTTACATATATTGTTCCTCTGTTAATTAAATTTGCTTGGTTTCCTACCAGCATACCTATACCTTCATTAACAGTTATTGTTCCTCTGTTTTCTATTGTAGCTCCTGTATAAGCTGCCATTCCTACTGTTTTTCCTCTGCTAGATGCCAGTGTTCCACCTAAATTAATATTACCTCCAGCTTCATTTATTGCTACAGCTCCATCCCTTATGAGAACTCCTATTCCTCCATTATCTATATTCATTGTTCCAGTATTTGTAAATCTTGTTCCTCCTCCCTGTCCATATACTCCTACTGAGTGGTCATGATTTACTGTTATTGTTCCAGAACTTGTTGCTGCAGTTCCTCCTGACAAATACATTCCTACTGAATTTTCATGTTTTGTCGGATCATTGTGATCTCCATTTACATTTGTGCTTCCTACAGTTATATTTCCTGTATTTATTATTGTATTTGTACCTTCTGAATACATTCCCACTGATGACATTCCTAATACTATATTTGCTCTATTTTCAATTACTGCGGATTGTCCTGCTGTCTGTTTCAAATAGATTCCATATCCACTGTTTCCTACAGACCAGTTTCCAGCTGATGTTGATATTTTTCCTGTTCCATCTGCCTTATATATTCCTACTGATGCTTTATCAGCTTTATTAGCTATTGTCATAGCTCCTGTATATGTCACATTTCCATTACCTTCACTTACAATACCCACGCTTGTATTTGCGCCAATATTCATGTTTCCTGTTACTATTGAGTTCATTCCTTTTGCATATACTCCTATTGCATTGTCTGTTCCTACTGTAATGTTTGACATATTAGCCGATATAGCTCCTCCAGTTCCTGCTCCATAGATTCCAAGACCATCTTTTCCAACAATCATTGTTTGGGCTCCAGTTCCTTGAGTAATTACACTTCCTACTCCCATTCCCTTTCCAAAGATACCTATGCTATAGTCACCTACTGAAATATCTCCAGCTCCTGTATATGTTCCGCCATTTAAAGAAACTCCTATTGATGAAGTTGATTTATTTCCTGATGCTGAAGAATTTCCAACTGAAAGATTACCATTTGCTGTAATCTGACTGCTCTCTCCATATACACCAATATTTTTATCACCACCTACTGAGATGTTTCCAGCTATAGTAAGATTAGAATTTCCTTTTGCCATTACTCCCACTTGGTTATTATCAGCAGCACTTCCTAAAGAAATTCCTCCTGCTGTAGTTCCTGTTGAGTTATTAAGTACCATTCCTATTGTATAGCTTCCTGTTTGAGTTATTACTGGTGCTGCTCCAAGTGCTGCTACTCCATCATAATAAACTCCCATAGAATATTTAGATGATGTTCCTCCCTGTACATTTATTGCAGTTGCTCCAAATGCTGGTGCTGCATTTTTTACATATGCTCCTATTCCGCCATTTTGAACTGTTATAGCTGATGCTCCTACAGCATTGATAGTTCCACCATCTGCTACTATTCCTATTTGATTATCAGCTGTAATATTTCCACTGAAATTTAATACAGCATCTTTAGAATACATATATATTCCTTCTGCGCCTACTGATATATTTCCTGTATTTGAAACTGTTACTATTGTTCCAGCTCCTTCGGCATATACTCCTATTCCTTTAGTACCTGTTGTAATTGCAGCTGTTCCTGCAAGAGTCATATTAGCTCCATTTTGAGCTACTACTCCTATTGCGCTCTTAGATGTGCTTCCATTTCCTACTGTTATTGTTCCATCTATTGTTGAAGCTGCTGCTCCTGTCACAAATGTTCCTACACTTTCATTTCCTAAAGCAATTGTTCCTACATTTATATTTCCTGCTGTTCCTTCAAGAACTACTCCTGTATTTCTTGAACCTATTGAAGTTATATTATTTGCAGTAAGTCCATTAGTTGTACCTTTAATATATACTCCTATTCCATCTGTTCCCGTCATAGTCATATTATTATTTTGTACAGAAGTAAGTATTCCACTGTGGGCAGAATATATTCCTATTCCTTTATTTCCTACATTAATGTTTCCAGTATTTACCGTATCAGCTGCATTTGTATAGATTCCTATTGATGGTGTATTTGTAGTTGATACTCCAGATGCATTAATAGTTCCTGTATTATTCACTGTCACTGGGAAGGCAGGATTAGTTGTTCCTTTTACTGCTGCTAATCCTATACCTCCTGATACAGCTGTTATTGTTCCAGAGCTATTTACGCTGTGTGCTGCAGTAAGCCCAGCATCATATAGACCCATAAGCCCTGTTGCGCCTTCTCCTATACTTAAGTTTCCAGAAGAACTTAAACTTCCATTTGTTGTTGCTGCAAGAGAACCTGATCCTTTTACAGTTATATTTGCTCCAAGATTCATTGTACCGCCATTATTAAATACCCCTATTCCGCCACCTGCAAGGAAGTTGAATGTAAGGTTTCCTCCAGTTCCTAAGTTGGCTGTTCCTCCTTTTATATATACTCCTGTTCCACCGTTTATATTAAGAACTGTTGTTCCAGTTGTAAGAGTAGTTCCATCATCTACATAGATACCTATTCCTCCAACTGTATTTACAGTTCCATTGTGTGTCAAATGTGTTCCTGGTGCAGTTCCATCTAAGTAGATCCCCACTCCGTTTTGTGCATTTACTGTAACATTGCTCATTGTATATGCACCTAATGCTTTATTTAAAAGTATTCCTATTGAAGATTTACCTGGAGCTACACTTGGACCTGTTGTTATATTTGCTCCATTAAATGATACATTATTATCAAGAACATATACTCCAACTGAATCCTGTCCTGTTGTTATATTTCTGGATATTACTGAAGTACCTTTAGCTGCAACTCCCACTGCTTCTGCAGAATTTGATGTATCAACTGTGAAATCTATATTAGCATTTTCTCCAAATACTCCAACTCCTCCTGAAGCTATATTTAAAGTTCCTGTTGTTATTTTATTTGCTCCAGTGTTTTTAAGGTATATTCCAACCTTATTTGAATTAATAGTTCCACCTGTTCCAGCAAAAGTATTTGCTGCACCATCTACATATACTCCAGTTCCTGTAGTCGTTGTTATTGTTCCTGTATTTTTACCTGAGCTTGTACCTAATCCCCCTATATACATTCCAAGATTAGCCCCTGCTGATATTGTTCCACTATTTTCTACTGCTGCAGTTTTTCCAGCTTGAGCTTCAGCCACCATACCTACAACTGATTTATTTGGTGCGCTTGATGCTCCATTCATTAAAATATTTCCAGAATTGATTCCCTTACCTTCTTCTGTGTACATTCCTATGCTGTCACTGTCATTCATTGTGATAGTTCCTGCTGAAGTCAGCTGAGAACCTCCCCCTACATATGAACCAATATTTTCTGATTTTCCTGCTGTTGATGTAATATTGGAATTATTTACTAAATTTATTCCATCTGCTGCATATATTCCAATGCTTTCACTTCCAGCCAGAGAAATATCTGAGCTATTTGTCACTGCTCCAGAAGCAGTTCCCTTGCTGTAATATACTCCTATATTTTTAGTTCCTGCTGCTGTATTATTTACAGTTATTGTTCCTCCAGCTGCTGAAGCTCCATCTGTCAGATACATTCCTGTTCCTCTTGCTGTATCAGTATTAAGAGTAAGTCCAGCTGCATCTATAGTTACAGCCCCTCCGTTTCCATATACTCCTACTGCATTTCCTCTTGCTGTTACAGTTCCTGTTATTTCAGAAGCACCATCTATAAATACCCCTGTAGTCTTATCTCCAGTTGCTGTTACATTCACATCCAGATTATTATTTCCTTTAGAATAAAGTCCTACTGCCTCATTTACAGCATTCAGCTTTCCTGTTGTATTACTTACAAATCTGCTTCCTGTTCCAGCATTTTCAAGATAGATTCCTACTGTTTTATTTCCAGGAGTTGCTGCTGCTGCCATTCCATCTATAGTTACTGTTTTACCTGCAGTAATTTCTACTCTACTATCTTTTCCATATACAAATATATTTTTATTTTCATTTGCATTTGATAGAGTCATATTATCCCCAAACTCTACTCTAGCCCCTTCACCAAATACTCCTATACTTG encodes:
- a CDS encoding autotransporter-associated N-terminal domain-containing protein, whose translation is MKKSDIEKSLKRFLKRKIGYSLSLLIAFLITGEISLSAGITAEEIQEAKSDLLIKIQTEREEIKRKIAENEKLIKEYNSNFVELLRKGNFYSKPTFKSTQLFFTYQYLDNGKMKNRTNKEFSETINAVNKYYKTSKSKGTAKVLEGNGFAVDDTVFRETIEVGANIKLIQPDLPTVTPNISVTASAPKVNLGALPKTINPAVASVSTVTAPVIAAPTPPGGVSITVSTPSAVEKITVTAPVITAPMAPTEKNVKISNPTLPEGYDPTIIKLPAAPSLPVVVPVNVSSPSIAGSGANPSVQYFWWDGNDGVISQISLKSGKYVINGNSGAFNVDVTNYDAEAFPGTAPQGSKPVNGTYTVNRKFFHTLLNVPYSYYGENAEIIFNSNNAKLIDLETEGVVNGNLDNRVTEGLITSATRDRLRGYQAYTGIKGNDNTELLFVNKGKVEINGTNSAYFFTTSHTNGGLRTNYLDNEGTIIVNGDKSAVYMHSPDTSESKAYIYSNGPTGKIYVDGVGASLMQWVYANLSHNRAAFVNEGTAEIRGAEAIALYMSNNSTFHNGHAAYIKKPIELLGDKSVGLVAQNTNITNEKNIVKFNIGKKKQTIAKGNSVNNIFTGRTNDPNLVEQAIGILMDNSSTTKTAAQIEIGEYSYGGIGIFGKNGTIEILKPYGAPAENSSIKISGGEGNIGIIAQGGDVKFEGDISIENGKNNQIAIAQNGKTITINGNVTAGDSTKKIEDTVALYAKDSGTVINIAKDKLNLNLSGNSTGIFATSQGSIIADRTSLTLSQPNTNGNIPEPTTPVNIYVEGKIQADGSTSGLGIYASDGGKISVKNTYVKVKDGTVGAVATGANSNIDLSGGIVDYSGDGYAVYTSNGGTVNLSNGEIILRGKATALELDLSTPSSNPITLTGAKIVVMSNDAVGVNLKNIGTLNIGTLKTDIENKLGGVNIVAGTDGTQVFDKYKIAAVDGGILNINTDMNKSDTSTTSPGFFYYRRFLGQRLNLNVLNGIKVKSEINSSDATAYFKGQVVGLEMSSSKAAASASDAQINLAAGSKVIADRTDAGAGAIGLYMNFGKIDIAATAGVEVEKGANTVNDKAVGVYAVNGSKVDNAGDIKVNGNQSIGILGMTYREQPAGTPVVNEFGTGGIFTDQGKINITNSGYVALGGTGTIGIYAYNNNAAGTRADAKVTNTVTGIVDVGNSTAANAAIGIYGEKTTISNLGIISVGSNGIAIYAKNNSEITDLGSLNLGADGIGVMLDSTSDLTAANVSVTSNGTGTSGKTVIFYKGTGAGHKAINVAIDASALNKGTAVYAENMSITSQGALSIGTSGIGIFVKGTGTNLGYNEGSITLGAGKTGAVGMYTKTAHIVNNAAGVINVNDSSQIGMYAEGSSQALNRGTINLNVDRSTGIYLKGAYTELDSTGNIVFGGKSSIGVFGEGARVEFGDNMTLSNANENKNIFVYGKDSRVEITAGKTVTIDGMAAAATPGNKTVGIYLENAGTGSRFVSNTTGKLNAVNEAVGLYSKGNNNLDVNVTATGDKTTGVFIDGASEITGTVTARGNAVGVYGNGGAVTIDAAGLTLNTDTARGTGMYLTDGASAAGGTITVNNTAAGTKNIGVYYSKGTASGAVTNSSDISLAGSESIGIYAADGINLVNNSNITSTAGKSENIGSYVGGGSQLTSAGTITMNDSDSIGMYTEEGKGINSGNILMNGASSAPNKSVVGMVAEAQAGKTAAVENSGTISAGANLGMYIGGLGTSSGKNTGTITTTTGTGVYVDGAANTFAGTGGTINSNKVGIYLKNTGANKITTGTLNIASGGVGVFGENANIDFTVDTSNSAEAVGVAAKGTSVISRNITTGQDSVGVYVLDNNVSFNGANITTGPSVAPGKSSIGILLNKALGAYTMSNVTVNAQNGVGIYLDGTAPGTHLTHNGTVNTVGGIGIYVDDGTTLTTGTTVLNINGGTGVYIKGGTANLGTGGNLTFNFLAGGGIGVFNNGGTMNLGANITVKGSGSLAATTNGSLSSSGNLSIGEGATGLMGLYDAGLTAAHSVNSSGTITAVSGGIGLAAVKGTTNPAFPVTVNNTGTINASGVSTTNTPSIGIYTNAADTVNTGNINVGNKGIGIYSAHSGILTSVQNNNMTMTGTDGIGVYIKGTTNGLTANNITSIGSRNTGVVLEGTAGNINVGTIALGNESVGTFVTGAAASTIDGTITVGNGSTSKSAIGVVAQNGANMTLAGTAAITTGTKGIGVYAEGAGTIVTVSNTGNISVGAEGIYMYSKDAVLNFSGNITADNQIGIVADGGTINAVGASAITVQNGGIGAYVKNAAPAFGATAINVQGGTSSKYSMGVYYDGVAALGAAPVITQTGSYTIGMVLNNSTGTTAGGISLGSAADNNQVGVMAKGNSNLTIAGNISVGGDKNIGVYGESSQITANGNLSVGNSSASGNKSTSSIGVSLNGGTYTGAGDISVGDYSIGIFGKGMGVGSVITQGTGAQTMIVGKDGLGIYGAGTGGAISANMSNITVGTDNAIGVYAKGMNSIVTGNMNIGANTSVGIVSEGNGNVTYTGAMTIANKADKASVGIYKADGTGKISTSAGNWSVGNSGYGIYLKQTAGQSAVIENRANIVLGMSSVGMYSEGTNTIINTGNITVGSTNVNGDHNDPTKHENSVGMYLSGGTAATSSGTITVNHDHSVGVYGQGGGTRFTNTGTMNIDNGGIGVLIRDGAVAINEAGGNINLGGTLASSRGKTVGMAAYTGATIENRGTITVNEGIGMLVGNQANLINRGTIYVNNGTGIEGAGNITNTGNIVVTGAGKKEETNRLTAARVGAVIIQSDGTIKINDKYTAIGGTLSTAGNIIVNGAYVDVTTKTPLFNAHSVSGDVRILPNFALTGNGISYEIKGFVNTATKTITGTKLTPVTSPLFIAKVTNKGDLVIAKRPYADLTIGKQFDAMDKGLDNVLKNSGGKGRDADILKGLNHYLEGMAKNKFTVEASKKLAEFRGDIYATIQGRMQDINRAFDNSFYELESSYNLTKDSSKYSVIYTDGNYKNSTLGIDDYDYKVMGLLYMKEKEGTEYGSKYGYTLGFAGSKFDFDDGGSKEDVYSLRVGAHRVKNLSDEHKVSWLSRIELGYNRHITKRKLELDKTYENKGEYNTYSVAFDNRLTKVIYTDLSRQLAVYADLDLEYGKVDDFKESAGSKGGLEVQIKDNDYFSAQAGAGVKASQRIYAGNDISVKVAADVKYAYEFGDNYDGNKARLKNGGEGYYSLITPEEREGKLIGKVGLTVEKANYMGVTFEVEAADEGNRKDSSIKYGVRFNYKF
- a CDS encoding HU family DNA-binding protein; amino-acid sequence: MKEVDFIKELKEKRDLKNIKTAKEKVEVFWESIIDVLKKDGKLELKGWGKFEVKETNERIFNNPRTKKTGKIPAQKKIVFKQGKNLKENFNM
- a CDS encoding adhesion protein FadA, giving the protein MKKILIGCVLVISTVSYSAIEAVSTFEQLELTFQQLEAEEAAMYNQRKTEAEEAEKVLVSLRAKYQKILETEKYIIEVEQYRYYQEDYKELLKKCRTMKGELEAEIAAKEEIIDIYRAIM
- a CDS encoding LytTR family transcriptional regulator DNA-binding domain-containing protein; this translates as MIKIGTDIQENLLILLREVLDYEFIEYNGSDADFQIFIIDITSKEADLKIRDIFLRGIPVIAVLGKNDIQKMRTLFLNKQVTDCILRQDIYEIEKSIEKLKNTQTKYTQFYLSDIYQKGILEFSEVTYINYCRVSRRVQFNILNKEIFTLKINFSTVETSLIEFANFYKVERGTIVNINLIKYLDYKEEKILFKDLSELYISKVKLKEIEENTSITKNKLHIEI